A single window of Colletotrichum higginsianum IMI 349063 chromosome 8, whole genome shotgun sequence DNA harbors:
- a CDS encoding Protoheme IX farnesyltransferase, mitochondrial, with protein MPGPRPLLPGVGAVDNVCWRCCRRCLPAAGQRFLAPLSTTARPRAAAAAASAAGTGSAPAQSPRVKGAYFLSNTLLERFGGIQFRTRARNMGAAAVTSPPAATSTKLGSTSSSQATSDASSPATAAATATAEPLPHRRRQAAKQNAEASALSAALASSKPTPSSPNGAQLPPDASSILAEAAAKQPADSMRRKLSALLSLSKPRLTFVVVLSAMVPYAIYPVPAFLSPGAAEATLSSLSPLTLLFLTTGTTLCSAAANALNMLYEPRTDALMSRTRARPLVRGLVSTRAALLFAAGCALAGVAALHLGVNPTVAFLGAANIVLYAGVYTPMKRLSAANTWVGAVVGGITPLMGWAAAAGESAVGDGSWRELLLAPDGSSVGGWLFAALLFAWQFPHFMALSWGVRDEYRAAGLRMLAWTNPARNARVALRYGVLGFLPVCVGLCAAGVTEWSFAVTSLPVNAWMARESVRFWRQGGAGGSARGLFWVSIWYVPVVLVLALLQKKGMWGRVWRSVTGEPDDQEEEEDDDAWEYVDDNTEGAEKQA; from the coding sequence ATGCCGGGCCCGAGGCCCCTACTGccgggcgtcggcgccgtcgacaatGTGTGCTGGAGGTGCTGCCGGCGCTGCCTGCCAGCCGCAGGGCAAAGATTTCTGGCCCCTCTCTCGACCACCGCACGCCCGAGAGCTGCGGCCGCGGCTGCTTCTGCGGCCGGCACGGGCAGCGCGCCCGCCCAATCGCCCCGTGTCAAGGGCGCCTACTTTCTGTCAAACACGCTGCTGGAGAGGTTTGGCGGCATCCAGTTCCGGACAAGGGCGCGGAACATGGGCGCGGCTGCGGTGACGTCGCCTCCAGCAGCAACCTCAACCAAGCTCGGCTCAACCTCCTCATCACAAGCTACCTCGGACGCGTCCTCCcccgcgaccgccgccgctaccGCTACCGCCGAACCATTACCACATCGCCGGAGACAGGCCGCCAAGCAGAACGCCGAGGCCTCTGCTCTTTCCGCCGCCTTAGCCTCCAGCAAGCCAACACCCTCCTCACCTAACGGTGCCCAACTACCTCCCGATGCGTCCTCGATCCTCGCCGAAGCCGCGGCCAAGCAGCCGGCCGACTCGATGCGGCGCAAGCTCTCGGCGCTGCTCTCGCTATCCAAACCGCGTCTAaccttcgtcgtcgtcctctcgGCCATGGTCCCCTACGCCATATACCCGGTCCCGGCCTTCCTCTCAccaggcgccgccgaggcgacCCTGTCCTCCCTCTCGCCGCTCACGCTGCTCTTCCTGACCACTGGCACGACGCTCtgctccgccgccgcaaacGCCCTCAACATGCTCTACGAGCCGCGCACCGACGCCCTCATGAGCcgcacgcgcgcgcgccccCTGGTCCGCGGCCTCGTGTCGACGCGCGCCGCgctcctcttcgccgccggctgcgccctcgccggcgtcgccgccctgcaCCTGGGCGTCAACCCGACGGTGGCGTTCCTGGGCGCGGCAAACATCGTCCTCTACGCGGGCGTCTACACGCCCATGAAGCGCCTCTCCGCCGCGAACACGtgggtcggcgccgtcgtcggcggcatcacgCCGCTCATGGGCtgggccgccgcggcgggcgagtcggccgtcggcgacggttCGTGGCGCGAGCTCCTGCTGGCGCCCGACGGCTCGAGCGTGGGCGGCTGgctcttcgccgccctcctcttcgcctgGCAGTTCCCCCACTTTATGGCGCTGTCGTGGGGCGTGCGCGACGAGTACCGCGCCGCGGGCCTGCGCATGCTCGCCTGGACTAACCCGGCCCGTAACGCCCGCGTTGCCCTGCGCTACGGCGTGCTCGGCTTCCTCCCCGTCTGCGTCGGCCTGTGCGCCGCTGGCGTCACCGAGTGGTCCTTTGCCGTCACCTCGCTGCCCGTAAACGCCTGGATGGCCCGCGAGTCGGTCCGTTTCTGGCgccagggcggcgccggcggcagcgccagGGGCCTTTTCTGGGTCAGCATCTGGTACGTGCCCGTCGTCTTGGTcctggccctgctgcagaaGAAGGGCATGTGGGGCCGCGTCTGGCGGAGCGTCACAGGCGAGCCCGACgaccaggaggaggaggaggacgacgacgcctgGGAGTacgtcgacgacaacaccgAGGGCGCGGAAAAGCAAGCCTAG
- a CDS encoding MFS multidrug transporter, whose translation MNRSTTRAALVPDLESPQALYGFVRVALALLVLTFVGQWAVEYTRLRLKMRRNGIPSINSAVGIFDQVIRPLYPHIPYLSPMRQLAFDRPFRKYENARSDLIALGQASTPSRLVYATGSPATVRAIAAATDVFHKPAGSPRYRVGNVFGLQLISAQNGAEHERHRRVVRVCFSEGFMQYGWDSMADMWRVMLREEGLETEQAGDTRVLHDPGEILVKMTLSVVGASWFAVDIPWRQPGQETGPIMPFADALHIFSGTVPAQLLLPRWFMDYNPFPYMRRLGKAQRSLVHHIKAEKATAEQKHKARLASGAPQEEKKYKDLFGALVAAKIDQETGTKDQPPQEGLSDSEIVGNIFSFVMAGHESTAHTLAFALALLGPRPDLQEQMHAEVQRALLLPAEGRDGSPGRLVYKDMSRLPLLLATAYEALRMKDIAMHFSRIATRDTTLPYTTWEDDKNGRPVPRERLAHIAAGAWVHMDLAACGLNPFVWPEPESFDPSRHLRETEVVGADGRPEKKVSVSFENQVGFLLGARQCIGKRFAEVEMVSFLAHTVLHYRWEVVKRPGETQAQADKRASTGREWLTFTPANFDLRLIRR comes from the exons ATGAATCGCTCCACGACAAGGGCGGCCCTCGTGCCGGATCTCGAATCCCCCCAAGCCTTGTACGGCTTCGTTCGCGTGGCTCTGGCCTTGCTGGTCCTCACCTTTGTGGGCCAATGGGCCGTAGAGTACACGCGGCTGCGGCTCAAGATGCGCAGGAACGGCATCCCGTCCATCAACAgcgccgtcggcatcttCGACCAGGTCATCCGCCCGCTCTACCCGCACATCCCGTACCTGTCGCCCATGCGCCAGCTCGCCTTTGACCGGCCCTTCCGCAAGTACGAGAACGCGCGCTCCGACCTCATCGCGCTCGGCcaggcgtcgacgccgagccgcCTCGTCTACGCCACCGGCTCGCCCGCCACGGtccgcgccatcgccgccgccaccgacgtCTTCCACAAGCCCGCCGGCTCGCCCCGCTACCGCGTCGGCAACGTCTTTGGCCTGCAGCTCATCTCGGCCCAGAACGGCGCCGAGCACGAGCGCCACCGCCGCGTCGTCCGCGTCTGCTTCAGCGAGGGCTTCATGCAGTACGGCTGGGACTCTATGGCGGACATGTGGCGCGTCATGCTGCGCGAGGAGGGGCTTGAGaccgagcaggccggcgacaCCCGCGTCCTCCACGACCCGGGCGAGATCCTCGTCAAGATGACCCTGAGCGTCGTCGGGGCCTCGTGGTTCGCTGTCGACATCCCCTGGCGGCAGCCCGGGCAGGAGACAGGGCCCATCATGCccttcgccgacgccctccaCATCTTCTCCGGGACCGTGCCGgcgcagctgctgctgccgcgcTGGTTCATGGACTACAACCCGTTCCCGTACATGCGGCGCCTCGGCAAGGCGCAGAGGTCCCTCGTCCACCACATCAAGGCTGAAAAGGCCACCGCCGAGCAAAAGCACAAGGCGCGGCTCGCGTCCGGCGCTCCACAGGAGGAGAAAAAGTACAAAGACCTCTTTGGGGCGCTGGTGGCCGCCAAGATCGACCAGGAGACGGGTACCAAGGACCAGCCGCCCCAGGAGGGACTCTCGGACAGCGAGATCGTGGGCAACATCTTCAGCTTCGTCAT GGCGGGCCACGAGTCCACGGCGCACACGCTGGCCTTTGCcctcgcgctcctcggccCTCGGCCCGACCTGCAGGAGCAGATGCACGCCGAGGTGCAGAGGGCGCTCCTACTCCCGGCCGAGGGCAGGGACGGCAGCCCGGGCCGGCTCGTGTACAAGGACATGTCgaggctgccgctgctgctcgcgACCGCGTACGAGGCGCTGCGCATGAAGGACATCGCGATGCACTTCAGCCGCATCGCGACGCGGGACACGACGCTGCCGTACACGACCTGGgaggacgacaagaacgGCAGGCCGGTGCCGCGCGAGCGCCTGGCGCACATCGCGGCCGGCGCTTGGGTGCACATGGACCTGGCGGCGTGCGGTCTCAACCCATTCGTGTGGCCCGAGCCCGAGTCGTTCGACCCGTCGCGCCACCTGCGCGAgaccgaggtcgtcggcgccgacggcaggCCCGAGAAGAAGGTGTCGGTCTCGTTCGAGAACCAGGTCGGCTTCCTGCTCGGCGCGCGCCAGTGCATCGGCAAGCGcttcgccgaggtcgagatggtCTCGTTCCTCGCCCACACCGTTCTGCACTACCGCTGGGAGGTGGTCAAGAGACCCGGGGAGACGCAGGCGCAGGCAGACAAGCGGGCCAGCACCGGCCGCGAATGGCTGACCTTTACGCCGGCGAATTTCGATCTGCGATTAATCAGGCGCTGA